The Mycolicibacterium boenickei genome has a segment encoding these proteins:
- the treS gene encoding maltose alpha-D-glucosyltransferase: MDNVQDEHGMVEHPTAEDFGHARTLPTDRDWFKRAVFYEVLVRAFYDSNADGVGDLRGLTQQLDYLKWLGVDCLWLPPFYDSPLRDGGYDIRDFYKVLPEFGTVEDFVTLLDGAHRRGIRVITDLVMNHTSDSHAWFQESRHNPDGPYGDFYVWSDSSDRYADARIIFVDTEESNWTFDPVRRQFYWHRFFSHQPDLNYDNPVVQEAMIDVLRFWLDLGIDGFRLDAVPYLFEREGTNCENLPETHAFLKRCRKVVDDEFPGRVLLAEANQWPADVVEYFGDPATGGDECHMAFHFPLMPRIFMAVRRESRFPISEILAQTPAIPDMAQWGIFLRNHDELTLEMVTDDERDYMYAEYAKDPRMKANVGIRRRLAPLLENDRNQIELFTALLLSLPGSPVLYYGDEIGMGDIIWLGDRDSVRTPMQWTPDRNTGFSTANPGRLYLPPNQDAVYGYQSVNVEAQRDSSTSLLNWTRNMLAVRGRHEAFAIGTFRELGGSNPSVLAYVREIDEDTGGEGDAILCVNNLSRFPQPIELNLQEWNGYTPIEMSGYVEFPSIGQLPYLLTLPGHGFYWFQLREPEQDPGVQQ, translated from the coding sequence ATGGACAACGTTCAGGATGAACACGGCATGGTCGAGCATCCGACCGCGGAGGACTTCGGCCATGCCAGAACGCTGCCGACCGACCGTGACTGGTTCAAGCGGGCGGTGTTCTACGAGGTTCTGGTCCGCGCGTTCTACGACTCCAACGCCGACGGTGTCGGCGATCTGCGGGGACTGACCCAACAACTCGACTACCTCAAATGGCTGGGTGTGGACTGCCTGTGGCTGCCCCCCTTCTACGATTCGCCGCTGCGCGACGGTGGCTACGACATCCGCGACTTTTATAAGGTTCTGCCGGAGTTCGGCACCGTGGAGGACTTCGTCACACTCCTCGACGGCGCGCACCGCAGGGGCATCCGCGTCATCACGGATCTGGTGATGAACCACACCTCCGATTCCCACGCCTGGTTCCAGGAGTCACGGCACAACCCCGACGGGCCGTACGGCGACTTCTACGTCTGGAGCGACAGCAGCGACCGCTACGCCGACGCACGCATCATCTTCGTCGACACCGAGGAGTCGAACTGGACGTTCGATCCCGTGCGCCGCCAGTTCTACTGGCACCGGTTCTTCTCGCACCAGCCGGATCTGAACTATGACAACCCGGTGGTGCAGGAAGCGATGATCGACGTCCTGCGGTTCTGGCTGGATCTGGGTATCGACGGGTTCCGGCTGGATGCGGTGCCGTACCTGTTCGAGCGCGAGGGCACCAACTGCGAGAACCTGCCCGAGACCCACGCCTTCCTCAAGCGCTGCCGCAAGGTGGTCGACGACGAGTTCCCGGGCCGGGTGCTGCTGGCCGAGGCCAATCAGTGGCCCGCCGACGTCGTGGAGTACTTCGGCGATCCGGCCACCGGCGGCGACGAATGCCACATGGCGTTCCACTTCCCCTTGATGCCACGCATTTTCATGGCGGTGCGCCGGGAATCGCGGTTCCCGATCTCGGAGATCCTGGCGCAGACGCCGGCGATCCCGGACATGGCGCAGTGGGGGATCTTCCTGCGCAACCACGACGAGCTGACGCTGGAGATGGTCACCGACGACGAGCGCGACTACATGTACGCCGAGTACGCCAAGGACCCACGGATGAAGGCCAACGTCGGCATCCGGCGCAGGCTGGCCCCGCTGCTGGAGAACGACCGCAACCAGATCGAGCTGTTCACCGCGCTGCTGTTGTCGCTGCCCGGGTCCCCGGTGCTGTATTACGGCGACGAGATCGGCATGGGTGACATCATCTGGCTCGGCGATCGCGACAGCGTGCGGACCCCGATGCAATGGACGCCGGACCGCAACACCGGGTTTTCCACCGCCAACCCCGGCCGGCTGTACCTGCCGCCGAACCAGGACGCGGTGTACGGCTACCAGTCGGTGAATGTCGAAGCCCAGCGCGACAGTTCGACGTCGCTGCTGAACTGGACCCGCAATATGCTGGCGGTCCGTGGCCGCCATGAGGCGTTCGCGATCGGGACGTTCCGTGAGCTCGGCGGGTCGAATCCGTCGGTGCTGGCCTATGTGCGTGAGATCGACGAGGACACCGGCGGCGAGGGTGACGCCATCTTGTGTGTCAACAACCTGTCGCGGTTCCCGCAGCCCATCGAACTGAATCTGCAGGAGTGGAACGGGTATACGCCCATCGAGATGTCCGGCTATGTGGAGTTCCCCAGCATCGGCCAGCTGCCGTACCTGCTGACCCTGCCGGGGCACGGGTTCTACTGGTTCCAGCTCCGCGAGCCCGAGCAAGACCCTGGAGTGCAGCAATGA
- a CDS encoding HugZ family pyridoxamine 5'-phosphate oxidase — translation MTRDHGDPGDAPSVPPPLTEVTQGARPSAAEEARTVAASTNAGTLATLTSDGDPWASFVTYGLLAGAPVLCVSNMAEHGRNLAGDPRASISIVAPDDGSDPLASSRITLAGIAERPAGDELDAARQAHLDGVASARYYIDFSDFSLWVLRVRRVRWVGGYGRMDSTTGEAYAQAEPDPVAPHAAGAISHLNADHADSLADMARTIGGYPDTTVAVCTGADRYGLDLRVTTERGMAYTRVGYATPISSYGELRAATVELAQRARQG, via the coding sequence GTGACACGCGATCATGGCGATCCCGGTGATGCCCCCTCGGTTCCTCCCCCGCTTACGGAGGTAACCCAGGGGGCACGCCCATCTGCGGCCGAGGAAGCCCGCACCGTCGCCGCGTCGACCAACGCGGGCACGCTGGCCACCCTCACCTCCGACGGCGACCCGTGGGCGTCGTTCGTCACCTACGGCCTCCTGGCCGGCGCCCCGGTGCTGTGTGTGTCGAACATGGCCGAGCACGGGCGCAACCTCGCCGGTGACCCTCGGGCCAGCATCTCCATCGTCGCCCCTGACGACGGGTCGGATCCGTTGGCGAGCAGTCGCATCACGCTGGCCGGAATCGCCGAGCGGCCCGCGGGTGACGAACTGGACGCCGCGCGGCAGGCCCACCTGGACGGGGTGGCGTCGGCCCGCTACTACATCGACTTCAGCGACTTCTCGCTGTGGGTCCTGCGCGTGCGTCGGGTGCGCTGGGTCGGTGGGTACGGCCGGATGGACTCGACCACCGGAGAGGCCTACGCGCAAGCCGAACCTGATCCGGTCGCACCCCACGCCGCGGGCGCGATCTCCCACCTCAACGCCGACCACGCCGATTCGCTCGCCGACATGGCCCGCACCATCGGCGGCTACCCCGACACCACCGTGGCGGTGTGCACCGGTGCCGACCGCTACGGCCTGGATCTGCGGGTCACCACCGAGCGCGGGATGGCCTACACGCGGGTCGGCTATGCCACGCCGATCAGCTCATACGGTGAGTTGCGGGCGGCCACAGTCGAGTTGGCCCAGCGCGCCAGGCAGGGCTGA
- the pyrE gene encoding orotate phosphoribosyltransferase yields MPERPETWQAAFDLIRTRGYEHREEPFRLASGQLSHDYIDGKFAIDTGERMAIVSRAVADLAAASGIEFDAVGGLTMGADPLAHGVAMVTGKAWFSVRKEQKSRGREQWIEGTRLEPGTRVLLVDDVISTGGSTEIAYERVTAVGAVVTGVIPMVDRGDIATGRFAKRGVPFAALVTYRDLGIEPVKDV; encoded by the coding sequence ATGCCTGAGCGCCCGGAGACCTGGCAAGCCGCCTTCGACCTGATCCGCACCCGCGGGTACGAACACCGCGAAGAACCGTTCCGGCTGGCCAGTGGGCAGCTGAGCCACGACTACATCGACGGCAAGTTCGCCATCGACACGGGCGAGCGGATGGCGATCGTCAGCCGGGCGGTCGCCGATCTGGCCGCGGCAAGCGGCATCGAGTTCGACGCCGTCGGCGGGCTCACCATGGGTGCCGACCCACTCGCCCACGGCGTGGCGATGGTGACGGGCAAGGCCTGGTTCTCGGTGCGCAAGGAACAGAAGTCGCGTGGCCGCGAACAGTGGATCGAGGGCACCCGGCTCGAGCCGGGCACCCGGGTACTGCTCGTCGACGACGTCATCAGCACCGGCGGCTCCACCGAGATCGCCTATGAGCGCGTCACCGCCGTCGGGGCCGTTGTCACCGGCGTCATCCCGATGGTCGACCGCGGCGACATCGCGACCGGGCGCTTCGCCAAGCGCGGCGTGCCGTTCGCCGCGCTGGTCACCTACCGCGATCTGGGCATCGAACCGGTCAAGGACGTCTAG
- a CDS encoding ABC transporter ATP-binding protein, which yields MSVGAGVRVELRDLTRTYGNVNALDGLSLSIEPGELVALLGPSGCGKTTALRILAGLEEATAGTVLVGGRDISSVPANKRDMGMVFQAYSLFPHLTVLDNVAFGLKMRGKSKRDRLFQASDMLDLVGLAAHSGKYASELSGGEQQRVALARALAIEPRVLLLDEPLSALDAKVRSQLRDEIRRVQLEVGITTLFVTHDQEEALAVADRVGVMSHGKLEQLATPAELYARPSTPFVAEFVGLHNKVRARVSGGRARLLGAELPTLPGSITTGAGTAMLRPEAIRVRADPDGPAVVESVAFLGPTSHVYLSLPDGSLIHAQLPSSRARAFSPGVVVSLALERAPVLVV from the coding sequence GTGAGTGTCGGTGCCGGTGTGCGAGTTGAACTTCGTGACCTCACCCGCACTTATGGCAACGTCAACGCGCTCGACGGGCTGAGCCTGTCCATCGAGCCGGGGGAGTTGGTCGCCCTGCTCGGGCCATCGGGCTGCGGCAAGACCACGGCACTGCGAATCCTGGCCGGGCTGGAGGAAGCCACCGCGGGCACCGTGCTGGTCGGCGGCCGCGACATCAGCTCGGTGCCGGCCAACAAACGGGACATGGGCATGGTGTTCCAGGCCTACAGCCTGTTCCCGCACCTGACCGTGTTGGACAACGTCGCATTCGGTCTGAAGATGCGCGGAAAATCCAAGCGGGACAGGCTGTTCCAAGCCTCGGATATGCTCGACCTGGTGGGCCTGGCGGCGCACAGCGGTAAGTACGCGAGCGAGTTGTCCGGCGGTGAGCAGCAGCGGGTGGCGTTGGCCCGGGCCCTGGCGATCGAGCCGAGGGTGCTGCTGCTCGACGAGCCGCTGTCGGCACTCGACGCCAAGGTGCGCTCCCAATTGCGCGACGAGATCCGCCGGGTGCAGCTGGAAGTCGGCATCACCACGCTGTTCGTCACCCACGACCAGGAGGAGGCGCTGGCCGTTGCGGATCGGGTCGGGGTGATGAGCCACGGCAAACTCGAGCAACTCGCCACTCCGGCGGAACTCTATGCCCGCCCGTCCACTCCGTTCGTCGCCGAGTTCGTCGGGTTGCACAACAAAGTGCGCGCGCGGGTGTCGGGTGGGCGGGCCAGACTGCTGGGTGCCGAGCTGCCGACCCTGCCCGGTTCCATCACCACGGGTGCGGGCACGGCGATGCTGCGTCCGGAGGCGATCCGGGTGCGCGCCGATCCGGACGGGCCGGCGGTGGTGGAATCCGTGGCGTTCCTGGGTCCGACGTCCCACGTGTATCTGAGCCTGCCCGACGGCTCACTGATCCATGCGCAGTTGCCCAGCTCGCGGGCGCGCGCGTTCAGCCCCGGCGTGGTGGTGAGCCTCGCGCTGGAGCGGGCTCCGGTGCTGGTGGTGTAA
- a CDS encoding ABC transporter permease has translation MNRAVRTALWVLFGLFFLFPLYAMADFSTRNLIAGGRTAAAWRNLVADEQLYHAIVISLLLAVFTVIAMLVLLVPTMIWVRLRARWAGRFVEFLCLLPLTIPALVIVVGLRNVYLWVTYLLGESALTLTFVYVVLVLPFAYRSIDSALAAIDLQTLSEAARSLGAGWVSTISRVIVPNIWSGILSAAFISIAVVLGEYTVASLSGFETLPVQIVAIGKSDGPTSVAASLATLLLGFALLLVLAALTRGRRRRSGVLQ, from the coding sequence ATGAATCGGGCGGTCCGCACGGCACTGTGGGTGCTGTTCGGTCTGTTCTTCCTGTTCCCCCTGTACGCCATGGCGGACTTCTCGACCCGAAACCTGATCGCCGGTGGGCGCACCGCTGCCGCGTGGCGCAACCTCGTGGCCGACGAGCAGCTCTACCACGCCATCGTGATCTCTCTGCTGCTCGCGGTGTTCACCGTCATCGCGATGCTGGTGCTGCTGGTGCCGACGATGATCTGGGTGCGCCTGCGGGCCCGCTGGGCCGGGCGGTTCGTGGAGTTTCTGTGCCTGCTGCCGCTGACCATCCCCGCCCTGGTGATCGTGGTGGGGCTGCGCAACGTATACCTGTGGGTCACCTACCTTCTCGGCGAATCGGCGCTCACCCTCACGTTCGTGTACGTGGTGCTGGTGCTGCCGTTCGCCTACCGGTCGATCGATTCCGCGCTGGCCGCGATCGACCTGCAGACGTTGTCGGAAGCCGCGCGGTCGCTGGGCGCCGGTTGGGTGTCGACGATCAGCCGGGTGATCGTGCCCAACATCTGGTCGGGAATCCTGTCGGCGGCGTTCATCTCGATCGCGGTGGTGCTCGGTGAGTACACCGTCGCCTCGCTGAGCGGGTTCGAAACCCTGCCGGTTCAGATCGTCGCGATCGGCAAGAGTGACGGGCCGACGTCGGTGGCCGCCTCGCTGGCCACGCTGCTGCTCGGATTCGCGTTGTTGTTGGTGCTGGCGGCCCTCACCCGTGGCCGCCGCAGAAGGTCAGGAGTCCTGCAGTGA
- a CDS encoding ABC transporter permease — protein MPGSATRREPRAGLRGHVRDALPLLPFVAVVTVFLIVPTVTVIVMAFFADGSFSFARIAALFSGTALTALAKSIALSASTAVIGAVLGAVLAWLIVSSPPASMLRRAVLALCSVLAQFGGVALAFAFLATIGLNGVLTLWVSEHLGWDLAGSGWLYGLAGLIVVYSYFQIPLMVIVFLPAIEGLREQWLEAAVSLGASRWQYLREVAVPLLSPAFLGSALLLFANAFAAYATAAALVSQGSPIVPLLIRAALTSEVVLGQSGFAYALALEMIVVVAAVMIAYNALVRRTARWLK, from the coding sequence ATGCCGGGTAGTGCAACTCGCCGGGAACCGCGTGCGGGGCTCCGCGGGCATGTGAGGGATGCCCTGCCGTTGCTGCCGTTCGTGGCGGTGGTGACGGTGTTCCTGATCGTGCCGACCGTGACGGTGATCGTCATGGCTTTCTTCGCCGACGGATCTTTCTCGTTCGCCCGCATCGCCGCGCTGTTCTCCGGCACCGCCTTGACCGCACTGGCCAAGAGCATTGCGCTGTCCGCGAGCACCGCGGTCATCGGGGCGGTGCTGGGTGCGGTACTGGCCTGGTTGATCGTCAGCAGTCCGCCGGCGTCCATGCTGCGCCGCGCGGTCCTGGCGCTGTGCAGCGTGCTCGCCCAGTTCGGCGGCGTGGCACTGGCTTTCGCATTCCTGGCCACCATCGGCCTCAACGGTGTGTTGACGTTGTGGGTCTCCGAACACCTGGGCTGGGACCTGGCAGGCTCCGGCTGGTTGTACGGCCTGGCCGGGCTGATCGTGGTCTACAGCTACTTTCAGATCCCGCTGATGGTGATCGTGTTCCTGCCTGCCATAGAGGGATTGCGTGAGCAGTGGCTCGAGGCCGCGGTGAGCCTGGGCGCATCCCGGTGGCAGTATCTGCGGGAGGTGGCCGTGCCGTTGTTGAGCCCGGCATTCCTCGGCTCGGCACTGTTGTTGTTCGCCAATGCTTTCGCGGCCTATGCCACGGCGGCCGCGCTGGTCAGCCAGGGCAGCCCGATCGTTCCGCTGCTGATCCGCGCCGCCCTGACCAGCGAGGTGGTGCTGGGGCAGTCCGGGTTCGCCTATGCGCTGGCGCTGGAGATGATCGTCGTGGTGGCCGCGGTGATGATCGCCTACAACGCCCTGGTCCGCCGGACGGCGAGGTGGCTCAAATGA
- a CDS encoding ABC transporter substrate-binding protein, protein MIASRIATVSALAASALVAVGLAACAPPQKDAAGGKTDTGVKVAEARSAADFGGMDKLVEAAKAEGELNVIALPPDWANYGAIIKAFSDKYGIKVNSAQPDGSSQEEINAANQQKGKSTAPDVFDLGQSVALANTSMFAPYKVATFDDIPEKLKDRDGTWVNDYGGFMSIGFDSTKVPPITSVEDLLKPEYHGKVALNGDPTQAGAAFAGVLMAAVAQGGSADDIAPGVEFFAKLNEAGNFLPLDPTPATIESGQTPVVIDWNYLNGTESQKVPGWQVIVPHEALVAGYYYQAINKDAPHPAAARLWQEFLFSDEGQNLYAKGGVRPVRADKMILAGTADRAAFGQLPPIDGPVTVATQAQTDTANKYLADNWAKAIG, encoded by the coding sequence ATGATCGCATCCCGCATCGCGACGGTATCCGCCCTCGCCGCGTCGGCGCTCGTCGCGGTGGGTCTGGCGGCGTGCGCGCCGCCGCAGAAGGACGCCGCGGGCGGGAAGACCGATACCGGGGTCAAGGTCGCCGAGGCGAGGTCGGCCGCGGACTTCGGTGGGATGGACAAGCTGGTTGAAGCGGCCAAGGCCGAGGGCGAACTCAATGTGATTGCCCTGCCCCCGGATTGGGCAAACTACGGCGCCATCATCAAGGCGTTCTCGGACAAGTACGGCATCAAGGTGAACTCGGCGCAGCCCGACGGGTCCAGCCAGGAAGAGATCAACGCGGCCAACCAGCAGAAGGGCAAGAGCACCGCACCCGACGTGTTCGACCTGGGACAGTCGGTGGCACTGGCGAATACGTCGATGTTCGCGCCGTACAAGGTGGCCACGTTCGACGACATCCCGGAGAAGCTCAAGGACCGCGACGGCACCTGGGTCAACGACTACGGCGGCTTCATGTCCATCGGGTTCGACTCCACGAAGGTCCCGCCCATCACCTCAGTCGAGGATCTGCTCAAACCTGAGTACCACGGCAAGGTGGCGCTCAACGGTGACCCGACCCAGGCCGGCGCCGCCTTTGCCGGTGTGCTGATGGCGGCAGTGGCCCAGGGCGGATCGGCCGACGACATCGCCCCCGGGGTCGAGTTCTTCGCAAAGCTCAACGAGGCGGGCAACTTCCTGCCGCTCGATCCGACACCGGCCACCATCGAGTCGGGCCAGACCCCCGTGGTGATCGACTGGAACTACCTCAACGGCACCGAAAGCCAGAAGGTCCCCGGCTGGCAGGTGATCGTTCCGCACGAGGCCCTGGTCGCCGGGTACTACTACCAGGCGATCAACAAGGATGCGCCGCACCCGGCGGCGGCCCGGCTGTGGCAGGAATTCCTGTTCAGCGACGAGGGCCAGAACCTCTACGCCAAGGGCGGGGTCCGCCCGGTGCGCGCCGACAAGATGATCCTGGCCGGCACCGCCGACCGCGCGGCGTTCGGTCAGCTGCCTCCCATCGACGGTCCGGTGACCGTGGCGACCCAGGCCCAAACCGACACCGCCAACAAGTATCTGGCCGACAACTGGGCCAAGGCGATCGGCTGA
- a CDS encoding TIGR03668 family PPOX class F420-dependent oxidoreductase: MSGLDAIAQFASAPCAVLATLGADGAPHLVPVVFAVHVPADPHATATIYSAVDAKPKSTQRLRRLANIEGDSRVSLLVDHYTDEWAHLWWVRADGRAAVHHSGDAMATGYGLLRAKYPQYERIALNGPVITVEVTHWSSWQV; this comes from the coding sequence ATGTCCGGGCTCGACGCGATCGCCCAGTTCGCAAGCGCACCCTGCGCGGTGCTCGCCACGCTCGGCGCCGACGGCGCACCGCACCTGGTGCCGGTGGTGTTCGCGGTCCACGTACCCGCCGACCCGCACGCCACGGCCACCATCTACTCCGCGGTCGACGCGAAACCGAAATCCACCCAGCGCCTGCGGCGGCTGGCCAACATCGAAGGTGACAGCCGGGTCAGCCTGCTCGTCGACCACTACACCGACGAGTGGGCCCACCTGTGGTGGGTTCGCGCCGACGGACGGGCCGCCGTCCATCACAGCGGCGACGCGATGGCCACCGGCTACGGGCTGCTGCGCGCGAAATACCCGCAGTACGAGCGCATTGCGCTGAACGGCCCGGTGATCACCGTCGAGGTCACCCACTGGTCCTCCTGGCAGGTCTGA
- a CDS encoding elongation factor G-like protein EF-G2 codes for MADKTHSAGNGTVPTADSPTGIRNVALVGPSGAGKTTLVEALLVAAGVLTRAGSVVDGSTVCDFDDAEIGQQRSVGLALAPLQHNGIKVNLIDTPGYADFVGELRAGLRAADCALFVIAANENIDEPTKSLWQECAAVGMPRAVVITKLDHARANYANALAGAQLAFGDKVAPLYFPAGEGVIGLLTRTYYCYADGTRTTRPPDGAYDDQIAELRGSLIEGIIEESEDETLMERYLGGEEIDESVLIADLEKAVARGSFFPVIPVCSGSGVGTLELLEIATRGFPSPPEHRLPEVFAATGAARKPMACDPSGPLLAEVVKTTSDPYVGRVSLVRVFSGTIRPDATVHVSGHFSAFDDSVAAEGSHGHADHDEDERIGTLSFPLGKQQRPAPSVVAGDICAIGRLSRAETGDTLSDKADPLVLRPWTMPDPLLPIAVQPRAKTDEDKLSVGLQRLAAEDPTLRIEQNPETHQIVLWCMGEAHAGVVLDALSRRYGVSVDTVELRVPLRETLGGKAKGHGRHVKQSGGHGQYAVCDIEVEPLPEGSGFEFVDKVVGGAVPRQFIPSVEKGVRAQMEKGMGSDHGDGGYPVVDIRVTLVDGKAHSVDSSDFAFQMAGGLALREAAAAAGVNLLEPIDDVTVTVPDDLVGAVMSDLAGRRGRVLGTDKADDDRTLVKAEIPEVELTRYAIDLRSLSHGAGAFTRAFARYEPMPDAAAARVRKAV; via the coding sequence ATGGCGGACAAGACACACTCGGCCGGCAACGGCACTGTCCCCACCGCGGACAGTCCCACCGGCATTCGCAACGTGGCACTCGTCGGCCCCTCGGGTGCGGGCAAGACCACGCTCGTCGAGGCGCTACTGGTCGCTGCGGGAGTGCTGACCCGTGCGGGTTCGGTGGTCGACGGGTCGACCGTGTGCGATTTCGACGACGCCGAGATCGGTCAGCAGCGCTCGGTCGGCCTGGCCCTGGCCCCGTTGCAGCACAACGGGATCAAGGTCAACCTGATCGACACCCCCGGCTACGCCGATTTCGTCGGGGAGTTGCGCGCCGGACTGCGGGCCGCCGATTGCGCACTGTTCGTCATCGCGGCCAACGAGAACATCGACGAGCCGACGAAGTCGCTGTGGCAGGAGTGCGCTGCGGTGGGCATGCCGCGGGCGGTGGTCATCACCAAGCTCGACCACGCCAGGGCCAACTACGCCAATGCGTTGGCGGGCGCCCAGCTGGCCTTCGGTGACAAGGTGGCGCCCCTGTACTTCCCGGCCGGCGAGGGCGTCATCGGGCTCCTCACCCGCACGTACTACTGCTACGCCGACGGCACCCGCACCACCCGGCCCCCCGACGGCGCCTACGACGATCAGATCGCCGAACTACGCGGCTCCCTGATCGAGGGCATCATCGAGGAATCCGAGGACGAGACGCTCATGGAGCGCTATCTCGGCGGCGAGGAGATCGACGAGTCGGTGTTGATCGCCGACCTGGAGAAGGCCGTGGCCCGCGGCTCGTTCTTCCCGGTGATCCCGGTGTGCAGCGGATCCGGAGTCGGCACCCTGGAGCTGCTCGAGATCGCCACCCGGGGCTTCCCGTCGCCACCCGAGCATCGCCTGCCCGAGGTGTTCGCGGCCACTGGCGCCGCCCGCAAGCCGATGGCCTGCGACCCGTCCGGCCCGCTACTGGCCGAGGTGGTGAAGACGACGTCGGACCCCTATGTCGGCAGGGTCAGCCTGGTCCGGGTGTTCTCCGGCACCATCAGGCCCGACGCCACCGTGCATGTGTCGGGCCATTTTTCTGCCTTCGACGACTCGGTGGCGGCCGAGGGGTCGCACGGCCACGCGGATCACGACGAGGACGAGCGCATCGGCACCCTGTCCTTCCCGCTGGGCAAGCAGCAGCGCCCGGCGCCTTCGGTGGTGGCCGGGGACATCTGCGCGATCGGCAGGCTCAGCCGGGCCGAGACCGGCGACACCCTCAGCGACAAGGCCGATCCGCTGGTGCTGCGCCCGTGGACCATGCCCGACCCGCTGCTGCCCATCGCGGTGCAGCCCCGCGCCAAGACCGACGAGGACAAGCTCTCGGTCGGGTTACAGCGGTTGGCCGCCGAGGATCCCACGCTGCGCATCGAACAGAATCCGGAAACCCACCAGATCGTGCTGTGGTGCATGGGTGAGGCACATGCCGGGGTGGTGCTCGACGCACTGTCACGGCGCTACGGGGTGTCGGTGGACACCGTGGAGCTCCGGGTGCCGCTGCGGGAAACCCTCGGCGGCAAGGCGAAAGGCCACGGCAGGCATGTCAAGCAGTCCGGCGGTCACGGCCAGTACGCGGTCTGCGACATCGAGGTCGAGCCACTCCCCGAGGGCAGCGGATTCGAGTTCGTCGACAAGGTGGTCGGCGGAGCCGTACCGCGCCAGTTCATCCCGAGCGTCGAGAAGGGCGTGCGGGCCCAGATGGAGAAGGGGATGGGCAGTGATCACGGGGATGGCGGCTACCCCGTCGTCGACATCCGGGTGACGTTGGTCGACGGCAAGGCGCACAGCGTGGACTCGTCGGACTTCGCCTTCCAGATGGCCGGCGGGCTCGCGCTGCGGGAAGCCGCTGCGGCGGCCGGGGTCAACCTGCTCGAGCCGATCGACGACGTGACCGTGACGGTGCCCGACGATCTGGTGGGCGCGGTGATGAGCGATCTGGCCGGCCGCCGCGGCCGGGTGCTGGGCACCGACAAGGCCGACGACGACCGAACGCTGGTCAAGGCCGAGATTCCAGAGGTCGAACTCACCCGCTATGCGATCGACCTGCGGTCCCTGTCGCACGGCGCCGGGGCGTTCACCCGCGCGTTTGCCCGGTACGAGCCGATGCCCGACGCGGCCGCCGCGCGGGTGCGCAAGGCGGTCTAG